Proteins encoded by one window of Ostrinia nubilalis chromosome 23, ilOstNubi1.1, whole genome shotgun sequence:
- the LOC135083219 gene encoding regulation of nuclear pre-mRNA domain-containing protein 2: MGETEEFNTLAFEKRLMQLKDTQESIQSLSSWCLKQRSHHKKIVSSWLNVLKRVKVEQRLVLFYLANDVIQYSKRKNYEFVESWGLNLQKATPLVRDEKVRPKILRIFKIWEQRSVYDDEFLSDLTGLLSAGAVKKTDDDPLDFQPQQLVNKIKQCTVLEADTDLRLKFIHDSHLQLSDADALLANLKDRSHKDDVEKELNEGIACVERYTAALQREIVAREALLALLASANQYYSTQRGEVKVVAYVSGFLWL, from the exons ATGGGTGAAACAGAAGAATTTAATACCCTGGCGTTTGAAAAGAGGTTGATGCAGCTAAAGGATACTCAGGAGAGTATCCAGTCACTATCCTCCTGGTGTTTGAAGCAGAGGTCGCACCATAAGAAGATTGTATCAAGTTGGTTGAATGTTTTGAAGAGAGTGAAGGTGGAGCAACGTCTAGTTCTGTTTTACTTAGCGAACGACGTGATACAGTATAGCAAACGTAAAAATTACGAGTTCGTAGAAAGCTGGGGCCTTAATTTGCAAAAGGCTACTCCGTTGGTCAG GGATGAAAAAGTTCGACCGAAGATCCTTCGGATATTTAAAATCTGGGAGCAGAGGTCGGTGTATGACGATGAGTTCCTTTCCGATCTGACAGGCCTGCTCAGTGCCGGTGCTGTTAAAAAGACTGATGATGATCCTTTGGACTTCCAA CCGCAacaacttgtaaataaaataaagcagtGTACAGTGCTTGAGGCGGACACAGATCTGCGATTAAAGTTCATCCACGACAGTCACTTACAGCTTTCTGATGCTGATGCTTTGTTAGCTAATTTAAAAG ATAGAAGTCATAAAGATGACGTAGAAAAAGAACTGAACGAGGGTATAGCGTGTGTAGAACGCTACACGGCGGCGCTACAAAGAGAGATTGTAGCGCGGGAGGCGCTATTGGCGCTACTCGCCTCAGCTAACCAGTACTACTCGACGCAGCGCGGCGAAGTCAAAGTTGTGGCTTATGTGAGTGGTTTTCTGTGGCTTTAA